Proteins encoded within one genomic window of Saccharopolyspora pogona:
- a CDS encoding methyltransferase domain-containing protein, which translates to MAAPDGVRGLVAELDSAGDLPAEFHPAFLAAAREWFIPGRFWYQPGDGAEDTAVDRATDPDRWLSAVYADRPLVTQFDDGATAWPEIGHRPTSSASMPSVVAGMLRALEPQPGDAALEIGTGTGWNAALLAEIVGGSGHVTTVEIDPEVASQARANLRTAGYERVETIEGDAAAGLAGDRQFDRIIATAGVHLGQLPYSWVERTVPGGVIVAPMRADMATGPLVRFVVVEDGTARGHAVERLKVSFMDMRSHRVSSVDFGTMRWDDDSADRSWTDLAPWVPLLADDHRWPIAVALPGCRYDVWKASEDRPGVAWLVDPLSGSWASVVPEGERFRVRQVGPRRLWDAAEAAYRWWVERGEPPLSAWEWTITPDRQSVTLPPDSGR; encoded by the coding sequence GTGGCCGCTCCGGACGGAGTGCGCGGCCTGGTGGCCGAGTTGGACTCGGCGGGCGATCTGCCCGCCGAGTTCCACCCGGCTTTCCTTGCTGCCGCACGGGAATGGTTCATTCCGGGGCGGTTCTGGTATCAGCCCGGCGACGGGGCCGAGGACACGGCGGTGGACCGGGCCACCGACCCGGACCGGTGGCTGTCTGCGGTGTATGCGGACCGGCCGCTGGTGACCCAGTTCGATGACGGGGCGACCGCGTGGCCCGAAATCGGCCACCGTCCGACCAGTTCGGCGTCCATGCCCTCGGTGGTGGCGGGGATGCTGCGGGCGCTGGAGCCCCAACCCGGGGACGCGGCGCTGGAGATCGGCACCGGAACCGGGTGGAACGCGGCTCTGCTGGCCGAGATCGTCGGCGGGTCCGGCCACGTGACCACGGTGGAGATTGACCCGGAGGTGGCCAGTCAAGCGCGGGCGAACCTGCGCACGGCCGGGTATGAGCGGGTGGAGACGATCGAAGGCGACGCGGCGGCCGGACTTGCGGGTGATCGCCAGTTCGATCGGATCATCGCGACCGCTGGTGTCCATCTTGGACAGTTGCCGTACTCGTGGGTTGAGCGCACTGTCCCGGGCGGGGTGATTGTCGCCCCGATGCGGGCGGACATGGCGACCGGGCCACTGGTGCGGTTCGTCGTCGTCGAGGACGGCACGGCGCGCGGACACGCGGTGGAACGGCTGAAAGTGTCCTTTATGGACATGCGATCGCATCGCGTGAGTTCAGTCGATTTCGGGACTATGCGGTGGGATGACGACTCGGCGGACCGGTCGTGGACCGACTTGGCCCCGTGGGTGCCGCTGCTGGCCGATGATCATCGGTGGCCGATCGCGGTAGCGCTGCCGGGCTGCCGCTACGACGTGTGGAAGGCCAGCGAGGACCGGCCAGGGGTGGCGTGGCTGGTCGATCCGTTGTCGGGGTCGTGGGCCAGCGTGGTCCCCGAGGGGGAGCGGTTCCGGGTCCGCCAAGTCGGGCCGCGCCGGTTGTGGGATGCCGCCGAGGCGGCCTACCGGTGGTGGGTCGAACGCGGCGAGCCGCCGTTGTCGGCGTGGGAGTGGACCATCACCCCGGACCGGCAGAGCGTCACCCTGCCGCCCGATTCCGGCCGCTGA
- a CDS encoding recombinase family protein: MERQEKDCRALAERLGWLVVAVFVDNDMSAYSGKPRKDYLRMLAFLRAGRGDAVRPGTRTDCTGRRPNWRSTSRSARTGRCRRSA; this comes from the coding sequence GTGGAGCGGCAGGAGAAGGATTGCCGGGCGCTGGCCGAGCGGTTGGGGTGGCTGGTGGTCGCGGTGTTCGTGGACAACGACATGTCCGCGTACTCCGGCAAGCCACGCAAGGACTACTTGCGGATGCTGGCGTTCCTGCGGGCGGGCCGGGGGGATGCGGTGCGGCCTGGCACACGGACCGATTGCACCGGTCGCCGACCGAACTGGAGGAGTACATCACGGTCTGCCAGGACCGGGAGGTGCCGACGCAGTGCGTGA
- the purF gene encoding amidophosphoribosyltransferase: MPREECGVFGVWAPGEEVAKLSFYGIFALQHRGQEAAGIAVGDGSQVLVYKDLGLVSQVFNEQTLASLRGHVAVGHARYSTTGGGSWENAQPTFRTTATGSVVALGHNGNLVNTAELLDRLAEEGADTTANASSPANGCARATSDSDLVTGLLAAHAADKGLEQAAMELFPTVRGAFSMVFCDEQTLYAVRDPHGVRPLVLGRLERGWVVASETAALDIVGASFVREVEPGELLAIDGDGLRSQHFASPKPKGCIFEYVYLARPDTTISGRSVHGTRVEIGRRLAKEHPVDADLVIPVPESGTPAAIGYAQASGIPYGNGLVKNSYVGRTFIQPSQTIRQLGIRLKLNPLREVIRGKRLVVVDDSIVRGNTQRALVRMLREAGAIEVHVRIASPPVKWPCFYGIDFASRAELVANGLDMDGVRRSIGADSLGHVSLDSLVAATEQPRTRLCAACFDGDYPIPLPADARIGKYLLEGLNQAERGVAGPAEPVLPSSYGAADALQRP, translated from the coding sequence ATCCCCCGCGAGGAATGCGGCGTCTTCGGTGTTTGGGCTCCCGGCGAGGAAGTCGCGAAACTGAGCTTCTACGGCATCTTCGCCCTCCAGCACCGCGGCCAGGAAGCCGCCGGCATCGCTGTCGGCGACGGCTCGCAGGTGCTCGTCTACAAGGATTTAGGCCTGGTCAGCCAGGTGTTCAACGAGCAGACCCTGGCGTCGCTGCGCGGCCACGTCGCCGTCGGGCACGCCCGGTACTCGACCACTGGCGGCGGCAGTTGGGAGAACGCCCAGCCGACGTTCCGCACCACGGCCACCGGCAGCGTGGTGGCCCTGGGCCACAACGGCAACCTGGTCAACACGGCGGAACTGCTGGACCGCCTCGCCGAGGAGGGCGCCGACACCACGGCCAACGCGTCTTCGCCTGCCAACGGCTGCGCGCGCGCCACCAGCGACTCCGACCTGGTGACCGGCCTGCTGGCGGCGCACGCCGCCGACAAGGGCCTCGAACAGGCCGCGATGGAACTGTTCCCCACGGTGCGCGGCGCTTTCTCGATGGTCTTCTGCGACGAGCAGACCCTCTACGCGGTGCGCGACCCGCACGGCGTGCGCCCGCTGGTGCTCGGTCGGCTGGAACGCGGCTGGGTGGTGGCCAGCGAGACGGCCGCGCTGGACATCGTCGGCGCGTCGTTCGTCCGCGAGGTCGAGCCCGGCGAGCTGCTGGCCATCGACGGCGACGGACTGCGCTCCCAGCACTTCGCCAGCCCGAAGCCGAAGGGCTGCATCTTCGAGTACGTCTACCTGGCCCGCCCGGACACGACGATCTCGGGCCGCTCGGTGCACGGCACCCGCGTGGAGATCGGCCGTCGGCTCGCCAAGGAACACCCGGTGGACGCCGACCTGGTGATCCCCGTTCCGGAATCGGGCACGCCCGCCGCGATCGGCTACGCCCAGGCCTCCGGCATCCCGTACGGCAACGGCCTGGTCAAGAACTCCTACGTCGGCCGGACCTTCATCCAGCCGTCGCAGACGATCCGCCAGCTCGGCATCCGGCTGAAGCTGAACCCGCTGCGCGAGGTGATCCGCGGCAAGCGCCTGGTCGTGGTGGACGACTCGATCGTCCGCGGCAACACCCAGCGTGCCCTGGTCCGGATGCTGCGCGAGGCCGGCGCGATCGAGGTGCACGTCCGGATCGCCTCGCCGCCGGTGAAGTGGCCGTGCTTCTATGGCATCGACTTCGCCTCCCGCGCCGAGCTGGTCGCCAACGGCCTGGACATGGACGGGGTGCGCCGCTCGATCGGCGCGGACAGCCTCGGCCACGTGTCGCTGGACAGCCTGGTCGCCGCGACCGAGCAGCCCCGCACCAGGCTGTGCGCGGCCTGCTTCGACGGCGACTACCCGATCCCGCTGCCGGCGGACGCCCGCATCGGCAAGTACCTGCTGGAGGGCCTCAACCAGGCAGAACGCGGTGTCGCGGGACCGGCCGAACCGGTGCTGCCGAGCAGCTACGGCGCGGCCGACGCGCTGCAGCGGCCCTGA